The following DNA comes from Hyphomicrobiales bacterium.
CGACCTGCGGCGGCGGCGTCTTGTTCTTCGCCACGGCAACGACGATGGCAGCGCCGATCGCGACGGGGACGAAAAACAGCAGCTTGCGTTTCCAGCTTGCGGGGTTCTTGGTCATGCAGCAAATCCGGTCTAGCGCCGGCGTTCGGGTGCCGGACCAATCAGCCCATGCGTGCAAGCGGTTCAAGCACACGCTGGACGGTTGAGGGAGTCGAAACACGATAGCACGCAGATTGGCGCTCACAAGGCATTGCCAAAGGGCAATAGTTCAATTCTCTCATTCGCTTGTCGAGCACGAGCCTGCCGATATTTGCATTTGCGCAACACCCGCTGAGTTCGTTGGCGAACGTGCACCGGCTCTCTTGAAAAAACCGCTGACATCAATAGCGTGTTGACCAGTTTTTCAGGGTTTCAAGAAGGGTTGATCCTGGCGTTCTGGCAACGGCGCAGGGCTGCCCTTATAGTGACGCGGCACAAGTGAATACCGGTGGGGCGCGATCATCGGGTGCACACAATTGGAACGGAACGCATGATTTCGAAAAAATTGGGAATGACCGCCCTGGCGGGGGTGTTGGCCACAGGGTCCTGGCTGAGCGGCGCTAACACCGTACACGCGCAGAGCTTTCTCGACCGCCTCTTCAATCCGAAGCACTATGACAACGGCCGCCGTCTCGATCGCGAGCCCGAAGAAAAGGTCGAGCGCAAGCCGATCCGCATCAGTGCGCCGCGCTACTACACCTACAGGGCCGATCCGCTGAAATCGATTTCGCTGGCCAAGCTCGCGACGATGGATCTGCCGGTGCAGGAACAGCCGGCGGTCGTCGATTCGCAGGACGAAAACCAGACGGCGGCTCCGGTCGGCGACGAAGCTGCTGCACCGGTGATCACCGGCACCGTCGTCGCCGAAGCGCAGGAGGCCGTTCCCGCATCCGCGACCGCGACCGACGAGACACCGGTCAGCCCGGGCGTGGCGGCGCTTTCGATCGCAGCCGACAACGCCGACCTGCCGACTTCGCCGCCGGCAGCTGTCGTGGAAGACCTGCGCCGTGGCGTCAGCGTTACCGGCCCGGCCGTGGTCGAGACGGATGCGCAAGACACGGCGAGCGCTCCGGCCGCCGAGATGCCGGCCGCGGAACCTGCCGACCCGGTAGAGGCCCGCTATTATCGCGATGCCCGCGTCCATCTGGCCGACGTCACGCTGCGGACATATCCGGAAGTGGGTGAGGCGATCATCGCGTTCTACGGCGACAGCGCGCGCACGCTTTGGACGACGCCGGATGGGGTCAACGACAAGGCGAAGGCCGTGATGGCTGAACTGGCCAAGGTCGACCGCTTTGCGCTTTCGCCGGATGACTACCGTGTTGAACTGCCCGATCTGGACTTCGCGGAAGACGCCCCGGCGGCTGCGGATGCCGGCGGAGCGCCGGATGAGGCCGCTGAAGTGGAAGAGGGGCCGTCGCTGGAGGATCGCCGCGCCGAGGCTCTGATGGCCTTCGAGATGGAGCTGTCGGCGAAGCTGCTGACCTACGCCCTCGATGCGTCGCGCGGCCGTGTCGACCCGAACAAGATTTCCGAGTACCACGATCTGCCGCGCAAGGACGTCGATCTCGCCGCCGTGCTCGCCGCCGCTGCCGGCAGCGACGATGCCGCCGAACTGGTCGCCGCGCAGAACCCGCAGGGGGCTCATTTCCAGGCGCTGGCCGCCGAGCTCGTCCGCTTGAAGGGCCTCGACGAGCAGGATCGTATCGTCATCGCCCCGGGCACCTTGCTGAAGCCGGGCCGCTCGGATCCCGAGACCGCCAATGTCATCAAGGCGATCGTCAAGCACGCTTCGGCCGAGCTGAAGGAAAAACACGCCGAGACGCTTGCCGCCTATCAGGACGGCGAAGAGTACACGCTGGAGCTCGTTGCTCTGGTGAAGGACTATCAGCGCGAAAACCGGCTCGCGGTCGACGGTATCGTCGGGCCGGGCACCATCCGATCGCTCATTGGCGACAGCAACGCCGACAAGATCGCCAAGGTCGAACTGGCCATGGAGCGCGCCCGCTGGCTGCCCGGTGATCTCGGCAAACGCCACATCTTCGTCAATCAGCCTGCCTACATGGTCGCCTACAACCGTCCTGACGACGAGCCGTTGAAGATGCGCGTCGTGGTCGGCAAGCCGTCCAACCAGACCAGCTTCTTCATGGACAAGCTCGAGACGGTCGAATTCAACCCGTATTGGGGTGTGCCGCTGTCGATCATCGTTAATGAGATGATGCCGAAGCTGAATGCCGATCCGAGCTACCTCGATCACGCCGGCTACGAGGTGACGACGGTTTCGGGCAAGCGTGTGTCATCGGCCTCGGTGGATTGGTATGGTGTCGCCAGCCGGTCGTCGTCGATCAATGTCCGCCAGCTTCCCGGCCGCAGCAACGCGCTTGGCGAACTGAAGATCCTGTTCCCGAACAAGCACCACATCTACATGCACGACACGCCGGCCAAGAGCCTGTTCAAGCGCGACCGGCGCGCCTTCAGCCACGGCTGCATCCGCCTGCACGATCCGCGCGCGATGGCCGCGGCCGTGCTCGGAAAATCGGAGGATTACATCGCTTCGCGCATTGCCCAGGGCAAGAACGAAAGCGACCCGGTCACCGACGATATTCCGATCTATGTGTCCTATTTCACGGCCTGGCCGGAAAAAGACGGAACGGTGAACTATTTCGCCGACGTCTACAGCCGCGACAAATATCTGACCAAGGCTCTCGCAGCGACGGAGAAGGTTCGCAGCAAGAGCTGATACCTGCGTCCCCGAAAGGCGGGCGGTTTTTACAAAGAAATGGGCCCGGTGCCAGCAAGGCACCGGGCCTTTTTGCGTTCGGCGGCCGGGGCGAGTTCGGCAAGTCGGCTGAAAAACAGTGCGATCAGAAGCAATTAGACAAAACCGCGTCGAACACTTCGCTTTTCGCGATGTTTCCTGTCGCAATCACGGAAACGTTACCAAAAAGTAAATTCATATCGCGAATTGGGGGGTGGCGAGCGTTGCGGTGCGCCCAAACGCCGCATAGGCTCCGTAAGGGAAATTCCTAAGTGCCTCGCGTTTTTATTTTTTCAGTAGGGATGAGTATGGCTGCGGATCGCCGATATTTCTTTATTTCCGGATTGCCTCGCTCCGGTTCGACGCTCTCCGCCGGGCTACTGCGTCAAAACCCGCGTTTCTACGCCGGCATGTCGAGCCCGATCGCGTCGCTCTTCGACAGCCTGATCGCACAGGTCTCCGCCGGCACTGAACTGTCGACCATGGTCAACGAGGAACAGCGCGCGCGCCTGCTGCGCGGCCTGTTCGACAGCTACTACGCCGACCGCGACGAGCCGGTGATTTTCGACACCAACCGGGCCTGGACGGCGCAACTGCCGGCGCTGATGCGCCTGTTCCCCGATGCCAAGCTGATCTGCCTGGTGCGCGACCTGTCGTGGATCATGGATTCCATGGAGCGGCAGTTCCGCCAGAACGCGTTTGAACACACGCGGCTGTTCAACTCCGGCGCCGAGCGCGCCACGGTCTACACGCGCGTCGAGGCGCTGGCGGGCGCGAACCGGCTCGTCGGCTATCCCTGGCATGCACTGCGCGAGGCCTGTTACTCGGAATTCGCCGAGCGGCTGGTGATCGTCGAATACGATTTGCTCGCCCAGCGTCCCGCCGAGGTTTTCAAGCTGCTCTACGAGTTCCTCGACGAGGAACCGTTCGAGCATGACTTTAACGCGGTCGACTACGATGCGCCGCAATTCGACGCCCAGCTTGGGTTGAACGGCCTGCATCGCGTGCACCAGACGGTCGCGCCGCGCCCGCGTCAGACCATCCTCCCGCCCGACCTGTTCGAGCGCTATTCCAAACTCGCCTTCTGGCGAAACCTTCCGAACTCCAAGGCCTTCCGCATTGTCGCGCGCGAGGCCGCCGACGCTCAAGGGGCTGTCATGCCGCCCCCGACGCATCCCGTCACAGCCCCCTCGAATTGAGCCCGACCGGCCGGCTAGCGGTCGCTGGAGAGAACCATGGCAACACCCTTTATTGTCACCACCAATCTCGACGAAGCCGCCAATCCCGGCGGAAGCCTTGCGGCCGACAGGGCCGACGGTGGCGGTCTCTCGCTACGCGAGGCCATTTTCTGGGCCAATGACACCGGATCCTCCCAAGGGATCCGATTTGATGCCAGCCTTGGCGGCACCACGCTTATCCTGACGCAGGGTCAGCTTGGAATTACCGAAGACCTTCTCATCGATGGCGATATCGACGGCGATGACGGCGCCGACGTCACCATCTCCGGCAACAACGCCAGCCGGATTTTCCAGATCACCGGCACGACCACGGTCGCGCTGGACAGCCTGACGCTCACCAATGGCAATTCCACCACCAACGGCGGGGGTGGTGGCGCGATCATGGTCTACACCGGTGCCACACTCACCCTGTCGGACAGCACCGTCAGTGGCAGCACGGTGGGCACCGGCTACGGCGGTGGCGGCATCGTTAACTATGGAACGACGACCGTCGTCGACAGCGTGATCACCGGAAATCAGGCCGCGTTCGGCGGCGGCATTTCGAATACCTACGGCACCGCCGCGGTGCTGACGATCGTCAATTCCACGATCTCCGACAATCTGGCAACGAAATTCGGCGGCGGCGTTTACGTCACGGACGGCACGGCAACCTTGCAAGGCACGACGGTCCACGGCAACACAGCCACCAAATACGGCGGCGGTATTTCCGTCGGATTTGCAGGGGGCGGCGGGACCGTCACCCTTGAAAACAGCACCATTACAGGCAACACCGCCGACGGTCTGGGCGGCGGCGGCCTCGATCTCTACAACGCCTCGGCAGTCACGGTGAAGAACACCGTCATCGCCGAAAACACCAATTCCGGTGGCAATAACGACGTCTCCGAGGCCGGAACGAACAGCACGATCAACGCGACCAACAGCTTCTTCGGCACGGCGGTCACACTCGATTCCAATACCAACAGCACCACGAATGGTGGCGACCCCGGCCTCGGCGCGCTTCAGGACAATGGCGGCAACGTCCCGACCCGCCTCGTGCTCACCGACAGCCCGTTGCTCGATGCCGGCGACAACGGCTCGGTCCCCGGCGCTCTCACGAGGGACGCCAACGGCAACGACCGCACTGCCGGTGACGCCGTCGACATCGGCGCCACGGAATACCAGCTCACGGTCACCACCGCGCTCGATAGCGGCGATGATGCAACCTTCGGCGGCGCATTGGCCACCGATCTTGCCGACGGCGGTGGCCTGTCCCTGCGAGAAGCGATCTATTGGGCCTCGGCCGGGGACGAAATCACTTTCGATACGTCGCTGAAGGGCCAGACCATTACGCTCGGCAGTCAGATCAGTCTTGGTTCACGTATCACCATCGATGGCGACGTCGACGGCGACAATGCCGCCGACATCACGCTCTCCGGCAACAATGCGAGCCGGATCTTCTCCGTCTCCGGCTCAACGGTGAACCTCAACAGCCTGACGCTCACGGATGGGTATACGTCCGGGGCCGGCGGCGCGATCAACCATTCCTCCGGCACTCTGACCATCACGGACTCCACGATCGCCGACAGCGAAGCCAACAACAATGGCGGTGGCATCTATTCGGGCAGCGGCGGCACGCTCAAACTCGTCAACTCGACGGTGACGGGCAATCAGGCCGGCGGCGGTGGCGGCATCTTCGCCGGCGGCAGTGCCACTCTCACCAATACGACTGTCCACGGCAATTCCGCCGACAGTTTCGGCGGCGGCGGCATCAGCAACGGTGGTCACCTGCAACTCTTCAACAGCACGATCACCGGCAACTCCGTCGACGTCGGCAGCAGCTATGGGGGTGGCGGCATCTTTCTCTACAATGCGCTACCGACGCAGATCTACAATTCAGTCGTGGCCGAGAACTTCGCTTTCCTCGTCAGCGACGACATCACCGAAGGCGGGTTTTCCGACAGCGACGTCACCGCGCACAACAGCTTCTTCGGCGAAACGGTGGCGCTCGACGACGACCTCGGGAACCTGAACAATGCCGGCAGTCCGGGCCTCGGCGCCTTGCAGGACAATGGCGGTACGGTTCTGACCCGCAACGCCCTGCCCACCAGCCAGTTGATCGATGCCGGCCGCACCGCATCGGTGCCCGGAGGCTTCACCGAGGACGCCAACGGCAACGACCGCAGCGTCGGGACGATCGACATCGGCGCGACCGAATTCCAGATCGAGGTGACGACAGCGAGCGACAGCGCGACCAACGGCGTCGGCGCCTCGCTCATCGTCGACATCGCCGACGGCGGCGGCCTGTCGCTGCGCGAAGCGATCGCCTGGGCCGGCAGCGGCGACACGATCACCTTCGATTCCGCGCTGAAGGGTTCGAAGATCGTTCTTGCGCAGGGCGAACTGGACATTGTCAAGGATCTCACCATCGACGGCGATACCAATGGTGACGACAAGGCCGACATCGTCGTCTCCGGCAATTTCGCCAGTCAGATTTTCAACCTTTCCAACAGCTCCGATCTCACGCTCAAGAGCCTGACGATGGGCAACGGCTCTGCCACCGGCCCCGGCGAGAGCGGCGGCGCAATTTACACCGGTACATCGACGTCGTTGACCGTTGTCGATTCGACGATCTACGGCAGCTACTCGCAATCTTCCGGCGGCGGCATCTATGCCAATGGCGACGTTACCATCGCCAACTCGCTGATCTACAACAACGGCGCATACGACTTTGGCGGCGGCGTGTATGTGCTCGGTGGCGACCTCACGGTCGTCAACTCGGTGATCACGGATAACTCGGCAAATAGAGGGGGCGGCCTGTCGATCCGGTCGAGCACCGATGCCGTCATCCAGAACAGCACCATTGTCGACAATACTGCCAGCATACACGGCGGCGGCGTCCACCTGCTCTCAGGCAGTACCCTGAGCATCGCCAACAGCATCGTCGCCAGCAACTCGGCACCCTCTGGCAGCGATGTCGGCGAGGATTTCGGGCCGAATACGCTGACCGCCGGCAGCACATTCTTCGGCAGCACGGCGACGATCGACAACGATCTTGGCGGCAATGTCACGAGTAGCGCCGATCTCAAGCTTGGCGGCCTGCTCGACAATGGCGGCACCGTACTGACCCGTTCGCCGCTCGACGGTAGCCCGGTCATCGACATGGGCAGCAGCAGCCATCTGCG
Coding sequences within:
- a CDS encoding murein L,D-transpeptidase, encoding MDLPVQEQPAVVDSQDENQTAAPVGDEAAAPVITGTVVAEAQEAVPASATATDETPVSPGVAALSIAADNADLPTSPPAAVVEDLRRGVSVTGPAVVETDAQDTASAPAAEMPAAEPADPVEARYYRDARVHLADVTLRTYPEVGEAIIAFYGDSARTLWTTPDGVNDKAKAVMAELAKVDRFALSPDDYRVELPDLDFAEDAPAAADAGGAPDEAAEVEEGPSLEDRRAEALMAFEMELSAKLLTYALDASRGRVDPNKISEYHDLPRKDVDLAAVLAAAAGSDDAAELVAAQNPQGAHFQALAAELVRLKGLDEQDRIVIAPGTLLKPGRSDPETANVIKAIVKHASAELKEKHAETLAAYQDGEEYTLELVALVKDYQRENRLAVDGIVGPGTIRSLIGDSNADKIAKVELAMERARWLPGDLGKRHIFVNQPAYMVAYNRPDDEPLKMRVVVGKPSNQTSFFMDKLETVEFNPYWGVPLSIIVNEMMPKLNADPSYLDHAGYEVTTVSGKRVSSASVDWYGVASRSSSINVRQLPGRSNALGELKILFPNKHHIYMHDTPAKSLFKRDRRAFSHGCIRLHDPRAMAAAVLGKSEDYIASRIAQGKNESDPVTDDIPIYVSYFTAWPEKDGTVNYFADVYSRDKYLTKALAATEKVRSKS
- a CDS encoding sulfotransferase — its product is MAADRRYFFISGLPRSGSTLSAGLLRQNPRFYAGMSSPIASLFDSLIAQVSAGTELSTMVNEEQRARLLRGLFDSYYADRDEPVIFDTNRAWTAQLPALMRLFPDAKLICLVRDLSWIMDSMERQFRQNAFEHTRLFNSGAERATVYTRVEALAGANRLVGYPWHALREACYSEFAERLVIVEYDLLAQRPAEVFKLLYEFLDEEPFEHDFNAVDYDAPQFDAQLGLNGLHRVHQTVAPRPRQTILPPDLFERYSKLAFWRNLPNSKAFRIVAREAADAQGAVMPPPTHPVTAPSN